A genome region from Pangasianodon hypophthalmus isolate fPanHyp1 chromosome 11, fPanHyp1.pri, whole genome shotgun sequence includes the following:
- the c11h6orf120 gene encoding UPF0669 protein C6orf120 homolog, translated as MLCFRILFLVVLLTQVQESIQASEEFSVPDEWILLHVVQGHIGAGNYSYLRLNHDGRIILHMVSLKGDADLYVSDKTLRPDFDTYKLQSATCGHDVVVVPGEFVRPVGIGIYGHPSHLESEFEMRVFYDQTALTEDLFQMDSYSPEQNPEQPKYPQPGTGEEFEEEEPILWTILIGILKIILEILF; from the coding sequence ATGCTGTGTTTCCGTATTCTGTTCTTGGTGGTACTCCTCACTCAGGTCCAAGAATCCATCCAGGCCTCTGAGGAATTCTCTGTGCCTGATGAATGGATCCTGCTTCATGTTGTTCAAGGCCACATTGGTGCAGGCAACTACAGCTACCTGCGCCTCAACCATGACGGACGCATCATCCTGCACATGGTCAGCCTCAAAGGCGATGCCGACCTCTACGTCTCTGACAAGACGCTGCGCCCGGACTTCGATACCTATAAGCTCCAGTCAGCCACCTGCGGCCACGATGTGGTTGTGGTTCCAGGCGAATTTGTTAGACCGGTGGGCATCGGGATCTATGGGCACCCCTCTCACCTGGAGAGCGAGTTTGAGATGAGGGTGTTTTACGATCAGACTGCTTTAACCGAGGACCTGTTTCAAATGGATTCTTATTCTCCAGAGCAGAATCCTGAACAACCCAAATACCCACAGCCGGGCACTGGGGAGGAATTTGAGGAGGAGGAGCCCATTCTGTGGACCATTCTCATCGGGATCCTAAAGATAATACTTGAAATTTTGTTTTGA